From the genome of Duffyella gerundensis, one region includes:
- a CDS encoding DUF421 domain-containing protein, which produces METVLRAASMYIVLLIVLRIVGRRTLLEMTAFDLILLLIISEATQQALLGDDFSITGAALTIVTLIVMDILFGMMKSHFPRLETLLDGNALILVENGKLLPQRAKRAGISESDILISARSTQGLERLDQIKFAILEKNGKISIIPQS; this is translated from the coding sequence ATGGAAACCGTGCTGCGTGCGGCAAGCATGTATATCGTATTGTTGATTGTGTTGCGTATCGTCGGTCGGCGCACGCTGCTGGAAATGACCGCATTTGATTTGATTCTGCTGTTGATCATCTCCGAGGCAACGCAGCAGGCGTTGCTGGGCGACGACTTCTCCATTACCGGCGCCGCACTGACCATCGTTACGCTGATTGTTATGGATATTCTGTTTGGCATGATGAAATCACACTTTCCGCGGCTGGAGACGCTGCTTGATGGCAACGCGCTGATTCTGGTCGAGAATGGCAAACTGCTGCCGCAGCGGGCAAAGCGGGCGGGCATTAGTGAAAGCGACATTTTGATTTCGGCGCGCAGCACGCAGGGGCTGGAACGCCTCGACCAAATAAAATTTGCCATCCTTGAAA